From the genome of Solidesulfovibrio carbinolicus, one region includes:
- a CDS encoding sigma-54-dependent transcriptional regulator, producing the protein MKSVCIIDDDPEVRDTIVSLTRKLGLSSEAAGVLEAGMELLARESFDVVFLDVRLPDGNGLAALPAIKRLPDAPEVIILTGMGDPDGAELAIQEGVWDYLVKPSPIKQIMLTLQRALKYREERRGDHGAPVSLSLSGCIAASPRMQPCLDQVARAAAASAAVLVTGETGAGKELFARLIHANSGRAKKPFVTVDCASLTETLVESTLFGHKKGAFTGADADRVGLVRLADGGTLFLDEVGEMPLSLQKTFLRVLHEKTFRPVGGIEELRSDFRLIAATNRDLAAMVEAGTFRRDLYFRLKTIELALPPLRCRVEDIKPLALAAADALAAEYALPQKGFDAEFMAILEAYDWPGNVRELRNVVERAFLASGREKTLYSMHLPQDVRIKVTKSILERGMQSCNRPVTSLASGFGLPVEPVGRRTLKEYKEAMERRYLEGLLAEHGREVAAMVEISGLSRSHFYALLKKNGLAVPDQDAAGE; encoded by the coding sequence ATGAAATCCGTTTGCATCATTGACGACGATCCCGAGGTCCGCGACACCATTGTAAGCCTTACGCGCAAGCTGGGCCTGAGCAGCGAGGCCGCCGGAGTCCTGGAGGCCGGCATGGAACTGCTCGCCCGCGAGAGCTTCGACGTGGTCTTTTTGGACGTCCGCCTGCCCGACGGCAACGGCCTGGCCGCCCTGCCGGCCATCAAGCGGCTGCCCGACGCGCCGGAAGTCATCATCCTCACCGGCATGGGCGACCCCGACGGCGCGGAACTGGCCATCCAGGAAGGCGTGTGGGACTATCTGGTCAAGCCCTCGCCCATCAAACAGATCATGCTGACCCTGCAAAGGGCGCTCAAATACCGCGAGGAGCGCCGGGGCGACCATGGCGCGCCGGTTTCCTTGAGCCTTTCCGGCTGCATCGCCGCCAGCCCCCGGATGCAGCCCTGTCTGGACCAGGTGGCCCGGGCCGCCGCCGCCTCCGCCGCCGTTTTGGTCACTGGCGAGACCGGGGCCGGCAAGGAGCTTTTCGCCCGCCTCATCCACGCCAACAGCGGCCGGGCCAAGAAGCCCTTCGTCACCGTGGACTGCGCTTCGCTCACCGAAACCTTGGTTGAGAGCACGCTTTTTGGCCACAAGAAAGGCGCGTTCACCGGGGCCGATGCCGACCGGGTGGGGCTGGTGCGCCTGGCCGACGGGGGGACGCTGTTTCTGGACGAAGTGGGCGAAATGCCGCTGTCTCTCCAAAAGACCTTTCTGCGGGTGCTCCACGAAAAGACCTTCCGACCGGTGGGGGGCATCGAGGAACTGCGCAGCGATTTTCGCCTCATCGCCGCCACCAACCGCGACCTGGCCGCCATGGTCGAGGCCGGGACGTTTCGGCGCGACCTCTACTTTCGCCTAAAGACCATCGAACTGGCCCTGCCCCCCTTGCGCTGCCGGGTGGAGGACATCAAACCCCTGGCCCTGGCCGCCGCCGACGCCCTGGCCGCCGAATACGCCCTGCCCCAGAAGGGCTTCGACGCCGAATTCATGGCCATCCTGGAAGCCTACGACTGGCCGGGCAACGTGCGCGAGCTGCGAAACGTCGTGGAGCGGGCCTTTCTGGCCTCGGGCCGGGAGAAAACCCTCTACTCCATGCACCTGCCCCAGGACGTGCGCATCAAGGTGACCAAGTCCATCCTGGAGCGCGGGATGCAATCCTGCAACAGGCCCGTGACGTCCCTGGCCTCGGGGTTTGGCCTTCCAGTGGAACCCGTGGGCCGGCGCACCCTCAAGGAATACAAGGAAGCCATGGAGCGCCGCTACCTGGAAGGCCTGCTGGCCGAACACGGCCGCGAAGTGGCCGCCATGGTGGAGATTTCCGGCCTTTCTCGATCCCACTTCTATGCCTTGCTCAAAAAAAACGGCCTGGCCGTCCCCGACCAGGACGCGGCCGGGGAGTAG
- a CDS encoding PAS domain S-box protein, with translation MARRLLCCLALLLLVLASPARAEKIRKNVLFFNAYQNGYQWSDEILAGVREAFAASDFNVDLQIEYMDSKKYADPVLRAMLHDFYKLKYRNTRFEVILASDNYAFDFLREYHDELFPGTPVVFCGVNDFKPAWLDGHPNFTGVLENPDIKTTLELALRFHPGRDKLVIFGDTSVTGVAIGNQLRAVEPDFAGRLTFEYEDNLTLTGILGRVRDLSDEAMIFLIPFYKDTEKDVYSVNEVLSAIRANSDVPIYSAWQFMLGHGIVGGRLHSGFEEGRIAAEMADRLLHGTPVAELPIVSKTNDTFIFDFREMLRLGITTDKLPTGFTLINEPYPFYHINIAVFWTIIISLLILCYVMVLLVTNILRRRSVEEKIKDQVSFLETLVNTIPIPIYYKDEAGQYRGCNPAFRALCGAGDDPRTVDACAGVADSPLSRALDAEDAGLLREPGVRMAETDIEAADGTPHSVILHRAVYESAKGQIAGLVGVLYDVSELKRAAERLRLAEEKYRGIFENSALGIFRMTPDGAAVDVNPAMLSMLGVDDLDTLLRRRGDMVEVLFGGRERFTALIDSAVDEDATAQFETRFVRPDARQVTANVTIRLVADPEGYLAFVEGVVEDVTKRHEAERALRESQEMLRLVLDNIPQLVSWKDKALRYMGANRAFIDFFGFDGLADLMGRDDAALPLRPEDVDAVRATDIDVMHHNRPVAGELAARNVRGLDVLLEIKKVPLHDDRGAVVGVLSTAEDVTQKVSLERQLLQSQKMEAIGTLAGGIAHDFNNILTSIINSTELALMDMDPDDPMEDDLRRVLKAGERGSRLVKQILSFTRPSQAGFAPINVADVVNEAAGLIRASLPRNIKIVVETPDAPVACRADPTQLHQIVMNLCTNAFQAMRPTGGVLALRLTEDSLDEDQAGQVGTRAGRCARIIVADTGPGIAGDIVDKIFDPFFSTKQKNEGTGLGLAVVRGIVKSHRGGVRVTSAPGEHTVFDIFLPLLDEGDAPAAVPRPAANRGRDRILFVEDDEDQLLTIPRVLAQLGHEVTAKPGAAPALAALAEAPDAFDVVITDYDMPDANGLELAKQVAEIAPRLPVILVSGRMGDIEDRELAGNIKKVVLKPYNQAIISAAIREVLDAKPQTIAA, from the coding sequence ATGGCCCGAAGGCTTCTTTGTTGCCTCGCCCTGCTCCTGCTGGTTCTGGCCAGCCCTGCCCGGGCTGAGAAGATCCGCAAGAACGTCCTGTTTTTTAATGCCTACCAAAACGGCTACCAGTGGTCCGACGAGATCCTGGCCGGCGTGCGCGAAGCCTTCGCCGCCTCGGACTTCAACGTGGACCTGCAAATCGAGTACATGGACTCGAAAAAGTACGCCGACCCCGTGCTGCGGGCCATGCTCCACGATTTCTACAAGCTCAAGTACCGCAACACCCGCTTTGAGGTCATCCTGGCCTCGGACAACTACGCCTTCGACTTCCTGCGGGAATACCACGACGAACTGTTTCCCGGCACGCCGGTGGTCTTTTGCGGCGTCAACGACTTCAAGCCCGCCTGGCTCGACGGCCACCCCAACTTCACCGGCGTCCTGGAAAACCCGGACATCAAGACCACCCTGGAACTGGCCCTGCGCTTTCATCCCGGCCGCGACAAGCTCGTCATCTTCGGCGACACCTCGGTGACGGGCGTGGCCATCGGCAACCAGCTGCGGGCCGTGGAGCCGGACTTCGCCGGCCGGCTCACCTTCGAATACGAGGACAACCTGACGCTGACCGGCATCCTCGGCCGGGTCCGCGATCTGTCCGACGAGGCCATGATCTTTCTCATCCCTTTTTACAAGGATACCGAGAAGGACGTCTATTCCGTCAACGAGGTCCTCTCGGCCATCCGGGCCAATTCCGACGTGCCCATCTACAGCGCCTGGCAGTTCATGCTCGGCCACGGCATCGTCGGCGGGCGGCTGCACAGCGGTTTCGAGGAAGGCCGCATCGCCGCCGAGATGGCCGACAGGCTCCTGCACGGCACGCCCGTGGCCGAGCTGCCCATCGTCTCCAAAACCAACGACACGTTTATCTTCGACTTCCGCGAGATGCTGCGCCTGGGCATTACCACGGACAAACTGCCTACCGGCTTTACGCTCATAAACGAACCTTACCCCTTCTACCACATCAACATCGCGGTCTTCTGGACCATCATCATCAGCCTGCTCATCCTGTGCTACGTCATGGTCCTGCTCGTGACCAACATCCTGCGCCGTCGTTCGGTGGAGGAAAAAATCAAGGACCAGGTGTCGTTCCTGGAAACCCTGGTCAACACCATCCCCATTCCCATCTATTATAAGGACGAAGCCGGGCAATACCGTGGCTGCAACCCGGCCTTCCGGGCGCTTTGCGGCGCGGGCGACGATCCCCGGACCGTGGACGCCTGCGCCGGAGTGGCCGATTCGCCGCTGTCGCGCGCCCTTGACGCCGAAGACGCCGGGCTTTTGCGCGAACCCGGCGTGCGCATGGCCGAAACCGACATCGAAGCCGCCGACGGCACGCCCCACTCGGTCATCCTGCACCGGGCCGTCTACGAAAGCGCCAAGGGACAGATCGCCGGGCTTGTGGGCGTGCTCTACGACGTCTCGGAACTCAAGCGTGCCGCCGAGCGCCTGCGCCTGGCCGAGGAGAAATACCGCGGCATCTTCGAAAACTCGGCCCTGGGCATTTTCCGCATGACCCCCGATGGCGCGGCCGTGGACGTCAACCCGGCCATGCTGTCCATGCTCGGCGTCGACGATCTCGATACCTTGCTGCGCCGACGGGGCGACATGGTGGAGGTGCTTTTCGGCGGCCGGGAGCGCTTTACGGCGCTGATTGACTCGGCCGTGGACGAGGACGCCACGGCCCAGTTCGAGACCCGTTTCGTGCGGCCCGACGCCCGCCAGGTCACGGCCAACGTGACCATCCGGCTGGTGGCCGACCCGGAGGGCTATCTGGCCTTTGTCGAGGGCGTGGTGGAGGACGTGACCAAGCGCCACGAGGCCGAGCGGGCCCTGCGCGAATCCCAGGAAATGCTGCGTCTGGTCCTCGACAACATCCCCCAGCTTGTGTCCTGGAAGGACAAGGCCCTGCGCTACATGGGGGCCAACCGGGCCTTCATCGATTTCTTCGGCTTTGACGGCCTGGCCGACCTCATGGGCCGCGACGACGCCGCCTTGCCGCTTCGCCCCGAGGACGTGGACGCCGTGCGGGCCACGGACATCGACGTCATGCACCACAACCGCCCCGTCGCCGGGGAGCTGGCCGCCCGCAACGTCCGGGGCCTGGACGTGCTGCTCGAAATCAAGAAGGTGCCGCTCCACGACGACAGGGGGGCGGTGGTCGGCGTCCTGTCCACGGCCGAGGACGTGACCCAGAAGGTCAGCCTGGAGCGCCAGCTGCTCCAGTCGCAAAAAATGGAAGCCATCGGCACTCTGGCCGGCGGCATCGCCCACGACTTCAACAACATCCTCACCTCCATCATCAATTCCACCGAGCTGGCGCTCATGGACATGGACCCGGACGATCCCATGGAAGACGATCTGCGCCGGGTGCTCAAGGCCGGCGAGCGCGGCAGCCGGCTGGTCAAGCAGATACTCTCCTTCACCCGCCCGTCCCAGGCCGGGTTCGCGCCCATCAACGTGGCCGACGTGGTCAACGAGGCGGCCGGGCTGATCCGGGCCTCGCTGCCGCGCAACATCAAAATCGTGGTGGAAACCCCTGACGCGCCCGTGGCCTGCCGGGCCGACCCCACCCAGCTCCACCAGATCGTTATGAACCTGTGCACCAACGCCTTCCAGGCCATGCGTCCCACTGGCGGTGTCCTGGCCCTGAGGCTGACTGAGGACAGCCTGGACGAGGATCAGGCTGGGCAGGTGGGAACGCGGGCCGGACGTTGCGCCCGCATCATCGTGGCCGACACCGGCCCGGGCATTGCCGGCGACATCGTGGACAAGATCTTTGATCCGTTTTTCTCCACCAAGCAGAAAAACGAAGGCACGGGCCTGGGGCTGGCCGTGGTGCGCGGCATCGTCAAGAGCCACCGAGGCGGCGTGCGGGTAACGAGCGCCCCGGGAGAACACACCGTCTTTGACATCTTCCTGCCGCTGCTCGACGAGGGCGATGCGCCGGCCGCCGTGCCGCGCCCGGCCGCCAACCGGGGCCGCGACCGCATCCTTTTTGTCGAGGACGACGAGGACCAGCTCCTGACCATCCCGCGCGTCCTGGCCCAGCTCGGCCACGAGGTCACGGCCAAGCCCGGAGCCGCCCCGGCCCTGGCCGCCCTGGCCGAGGCTCCCGACGCCTTCGACGTGGTCATCACCGATTACGACATGCCCGACGCCAACGGCCTGGAACTGGCCAAACAGGTGGCCGAGATCGCCCCCCGCCTGCCCGTCATCCTCGTCTCGGGCCGCATGGGCGACATCGAGGACCGGGAACTGGCCGGCAACATCAAAAAGGTCGTGCTCAAGCCCTACAACCAGGCGATCATCTCGGCGGCCATCCGCGAGGTGCTCGACGCCAAACCCCAGACGATAGCCGCATGA
- the ftsY gene encoding signal recognition particle-docking protein FtsY, whose protein sequence is MGFFSKLKKFWTADNAPEATVQPAAEAPAEASAPVDEVAPVAADAAASSPAAEPSAQVAAQLVTDLSPLAAPEPADSTSQHEPAPGREPVAAPQAAAPMPHHDVVDAEPSSEDRPAPQAEATPAIQPDVPASEAEPLAGTAPTPQPEPTSEPAPAPESKPAPAPEAQAIAAVAEPVVSTPKPQPVAAPEPTSVAPAPAAPAAAEDAPWRNALVLALRQAEPKLSVWLDVLLADVDVAGPVLWERLRFLFESLEAPSAEADAFVAKFADWVAVMEYDEVELFRSELQYRLALALDLEDEEDERNRLFLKLSEGLAKTKEQIVKRIDGLLGRHAVIDEAFWEELEEILIMADVGFEPAAKLLDALRDKVRKRGTTDPAVFKEILREELAEIFRTPKTIKAINPPEVVMMIGVNGVGKTTTIAKLAHRDMMRGKKVLIAAGDTFRAAAIEQLHIWAKRVGADFYSKGANADPAAVAFEAMDKALAEGFDVVYLDTAGRLHTKTNLMEELRKIHRVVGKKHPGAPHRSVLVLDATTGQNALSQVKLFGEAAGVDEIILTKLDGTAKGGVVVGIALSFAVPITYVGLGEKMEDLRPFDGQDFAQALLGVD, encoded by the coding sequence ATGGGTTTTTTTTCCAAGCTCAAGAAATTCTGGACGGCGGACAACGCCCCGGAAGCCACGGTTCAACCCGCCGCCGAAGCTCCGGCCGAGGCTTCTGCTCCGGTTGACGAAGTCGCGCCTGTCGCCGCCGATGCGGCAGCATCGTCTCCGGCTGCCGAGCCGTCAGCCCAGGTTGCCGCTCAACTCGTGACCGATCTTTCACCACTCGCCGCGCCGGAACCGGCCGACAGCACGTCCCAGCACGAACCGGCCCCCGGCCGGGAACCCGTTGCCGCGCCCCAGGCAGCGGCCCCGATGCCGCATCACGACGTAGTCGATGCAGAGCCTTCGTCTGAAGACCGGCCGGCCCCCCAGGCCGAAGCAACGCCGGCCATCCAGCCTGACGTTCCTGCATCCGAGGCCGAACCGCTGGCCGGGACGGCCCCGACGCCGCAGCCGGAACCCACGTCCGAACCGGCTCCCGCGCCTGAATCGAAGCCGGCTCCCGCCCCCGAGGCGCAGGCCATCGCCGCCGTGGCCGAACCCGTTGTCTCCACGCCCAAGCCCCAGCCTGTCGCCGCGCCCGAACCGACTTCCGTCGCCCCGGCTCCGGCCGCCCCCGCCGCAGCCGAGGACGCGCCGTGGCGCAACGCCCTGGTCCTGGCCCTGCGTCAGGCCGAACCCAAGCTGTCCGTCTGGCTCGACGTGCTGCTGGCCGACGTGGACGTGGCCGGGCCGGTCCTGTGGGAGCGCCTGCGGTTCCTGTTCGAGAGCCTGGAAGCCCCGAGCGCCGAGGCCGACGCCTTTGTCGCCAAGTTCGCCGACTGGGTGGCGGTCATGGAGTACGACGAGGTGGAGTTGTTCCGCTCCGAACTCCAGTACCGCCTGGCCCTGGCCCTGGACCTCGAAGACGAGGAAGACGAGCGCAACCGGCTTTTCCTCAAGCTCTCCGAAGGGCTGGCCAAGACCAAGGAACAGATCGTCAAGCGCATCGACGGCCTGCTTGGCCGCCATGCCGTCATCGACGAGGCCTTCTGGGAAGAGCTCGAGGAGATCCTCATCATGGCCGACGTGGGCTTCGAGCCGGCGGCCAAGCTGCTGGACGCCCTGCGCGACAAGGTCAGAAAGCGGGGAACCACCGATCCGGCCGTGTTCAAGGAGATCTTGCGCGAGGAGCTGGCCGAGATTTTCCGCACGCCCAAGACCATCAAGGCCATCAATCCGCCCGAAGTGGTCATGATGATCGGCGTCAACGGCGTGGGCAAGACCACCACCATCGCCAAGCTGGCCCACCGCGACATGATGCGCGGCAAGAAGGTGCTCATCGCCGCCGGCGACACCTTCCGGGCGGCGGCCATCGAGCAGCTGCACATCTGGGCCAAGCGCGTGGGCGCGGACTTTTACAGCAAGGGCGCCAACGCCGACCCGGCGGCGGTGGCCTTCGAGGCCATGGACAAGGCCCTGGCCGAGGGCTTCGACGTGGTTTACCTGGACACGGCCGGCCGGCTGCACACCAAGACCAACCTCATGGAAGAGCTGCGCAAGATCCACCGGGTGGTGGGCAAGAAGCATCCGGGCGCGCCCCACCGCTCGGTGCTGGTGCTGGACGCCACCACCGGCCAGAACGCGCTGTCGCAGGTCAAGCTTTTCGGCGAGGCGGCCGGGGTGGACGAGATCATCCTGACCAAGCTCGACGGCACGGCCAAGGGCGGCGTGGTGGTCGGCATCGCGCTGTCGTTTGCGGTGCCCATCACCTATGTGGGCCTTGGCGAGAAGATGGAAGACCTGCGGCCCTTTGACGGCCAGGATTTCGCCCAGGCGCTTTTAGGGGTGGACTAG
- a CDS encoding thioredoxin family protein: MLIQVLGTGCAKCNELEKLVKDVVAAKGCDATVEKVTDLQQIAMLGVFVTPGLVIDGAVKAAGKMPTRQEIEGWIG, translated from the coding sequence ATGTTGATTCAGGTGCTCGGCACGGGTTGCGCCAAGTGCAATGAGCTGGAAAAGCTGGTCAAGGACGTGGTGGCGGCCAAGGGCTGCGACGCCACCGTGGAAAAGGTGACCGACCTGCAGCAGATCGCCATGCTGGGCGTCTTCGTAACGCCAGGCCTGGTCATCGACGGCGCGGTCAAGGCTGCGGGGAAGATGCCCACGCGCCAGGAAATTGAAGGGTGGATTGGGTGA
- a CDS encoding carboxymuconolactone decarboxylase family protein, with translation MRFLAQLFPEFAAKLDEMDALYAEKRLIDEKTYQFICFAVSVKARSKPCVLKHFKGALDAGASLQELAYILALVMREAAGADDCWTHDVLGDVADIVAGKIDCGCQK, from the coding sequence ATGCGTTTCCTGGCCCAACTGTTCCCGGAGTTCGCGGCGAAACTCGACGAGATGGACGCGCTCTATGCCGAGAAGCGGCTCATCGACGAAAAGACCTACCAGTTCATCTGCTTCGCGGTGTCGGTCAAGGCCCGGTCCAAGCCCTGCGTGCTCAAGCACTTCAAGGGGGCGCTGGACGCCGGGGCGAGCCTGCAGGAGCTGGCCTACATCCTGGCCCTGGTTATGCGCGAGGCGGCCGGCGCCGACGACTGCTGGACCCATGACGTGCTGGGCGACGTGGCCGACATCGTGGCCGGAAAAATCGACTGCGGCTGCCAGAAATAG
- a CDS encoding permease, with product MPHNETSTKGSCACPGGASGQIAAAGRGWPAPRRLILGAVGLAAWFYLYGKLLGIAQFLTYDIIGLERGSHLGDSVEFFLYDSPKVLMLLTLVVFGVGIIRSFFTPERTRRILAGKRESAGNVMAALLGIVTPFCSCSAVPLFIGFVSAGVPLGVTFSFLISAPMVNEIAVVLLYGLLGWKVAALYMAMGLTVAVVAGWVLGRLNLERYVEDWVLAIRAGGGDASVTDLSPDGRIDYALQAVRDILGRTWKWVLLGIGVGAGIHGYVPEGFMAGVMGESNWWSVPVSVLIGIPMYSNAAGIVPVVEALLSKGAALGTVLAFMMAVIALSLPEMVILRKVLKPPLLLAFAGIVGCGILIVGYVFNLIL from the coding sequence ATGCCGCACAATGAGACAAGCACAAAAGGATCCTGCGCCTGCCCTGGGGGTGCATCGGGACAGATCGCCGCCGCAGGTCGGGGCTGGCCCGCGCCGCGCCGCCTGATCCTGGGGGCCGTCGGGCTGGCCGCCTGGTTTTATCTTTACGGCAAGCTGCTCGGCATCGCCCAATTCCTCACCTACGACATCATAGGCCTGGAGCGCGGGTCGCATCTTGGCGATTCCGTCGAGTTTTTCCTCTACGATTCCCCCAAGGTGCTCATGCTCTTGACCCTGGTCGTCTTTGGCGTCGGCATCATCCGCTCGTTTTTCACCCCCGAGCGCACCCGCCGCATCCTGGCCGGCAAACGCGAATCCGCCGGCAACGTCATGGCCGCGCTGCTGGGCATCGTCACGCCCTTTTGCTCCTGCTCGGCCGTGCCGCTTTTCATCGGCTTCGTTTCGGCCGGCGTGCCCCTTGGCGTGACGTTTTCCTTTCTTATCTCCGCGCCCATGGTCAACGAGATCGCGGTGGTGCTGCTCTACGGCCTGCTTGGTTGGAAGGTTGCGGCGCTGTACATGGCCATGGGGCTGACCGTGGCCGTGGTGGCGGGCTGGGTGCTTGGCCGGCTCAATCTGGAGCGTTACGTCGAAGACTGGGTGCTGGCCATCCGGGCCGGCGGCGGCGACGCCTCGGTGACGGACCTCAGCCCGGACGGCCGCATTGATTACGCCCTCCAGGCCGTGCGCGACATCCTGGGGCGCACCTGGAAATGGGTGCTTTTGGGCATCGGCGTCGGAGCCGGCATCCACGGTTACGTGCCCGAGGGCTTCATGGCCGGCGTCATGGGCGAGAGTAACTGGTGGTCGGTGCCGGTCTCGGTGTTGATCGGCATTCCCATGTATTCCAACGCCGCCGGCATCGTGCCGGTGGTGGAGGCGCTGCTGTCCAAGGGCGCGGCGTTGGGCACGGTGTTGGCCTTCATGATGGCCGTCATCGCCTTGTCGCTGCCGGAGATGGTGATTTTGCGCAAGGTCCTCAAACCGCCTTTGTTGCTGGCGTTTGCCGGCATTGTCGGCTGTGGCATCCTCATCGTAGGCTATGTCTTCAACCTGATCCTGTAG
- a CDS encoding putative sulfate/molybdate transporter: MNDGAKAQEVLETAPGQAAGEKTRNRYDHMEWAGAFGDIGTLIPFVVAYITILGIDPLGLLFMFGAWKIAAGLFYKTPIPIQPMKAIGAAAVAGGITPAALFGSGLTTGLFWLVIGLTGTIDYVAKLATKPVVRGIMLGLGMSFVVEGIHRMVAEPVLAGIGLTVTFVLLSNPKIPAMFVLLLIGVVAALIGNPALWSELTQVSIGFRLPEFGLHQMTWNDLVTGTLLFTLPQIPLTLGNAVVAIAAENNELFPDRPVTERTMCLSQGIMNIISPLFGGVPMCHGAGGMAGHVRFGARTGGSLVILGSIVIIIALFFSQSVAVIFKMFPPSILGVILFLAGAELAVTVRDIGNKRDEFYTMIVVAGFAMWHMGVAFVVGVILDNALRRKWIKL, translated from the coding sequence ATGAACGACGGCGCGAAGGCACAAGAGGTTCTGGAAACGGCCCCCGGCCAGGCGGCCGGCGAAAAGACCCGCAACCGCTACGATCACATGGAATGGGCCGGCGCGTTTGGCGACATCGGCACGCTCATTCCCTTTGTCGTGGCCTATATCACCATCCTCGGGATCGACCCCCTGGGGCTGCTCTTCATGTTCGGCGCCTGGAAGATCGCGGCCGGATTGTTCTACAAGACCCCCATCCCCATCCAGCCCATGAAGGCCATCGGCGCGGCCGCCGTGGCCGGCGGCATCACCCCGGCGGCGCTTTTCGGTTCCGGCCTGACCACCGGATTGTTCTGGCTCGTCATCGGCCTCACCGGCACCATCGACTACGTGGCCAAGCTCGCCACCAAGCCCGTGGTGCGCGGCATCATGCTCGGCCTTGGCATGTCGTTCGTGGTGGAGGGCATCCACCGCATGGTGGCCGAGCCGGTGTTGGCCGGCATTGGGCTGACCGTTACGTTTGTGCTGCTCTCCAATCCGAAAATCCCGGCCATGTTCGTGCTGCTGCTGATCGGCGTCGTGGCCGCGCTCATCGGCAATCCGGCCCTGTGGTCGGAGCTGACCCAGGTGAGCATTGGTTTCCGGTTGCCGGAATTCGGCTTGCACCAGATGACCTGGAACGATCTGGTCACCGGCACGCTGCTTTTCACCCTGCCCCAGATCCCGCTGACCCTTGGCAATGCCGTGGTGGCCATCGCCGCCGAGAACAACGAACTGTTCCCGGACCGGCCCGTCACCGAGCGCACCATGTGCCTAAGCCAGGGCATCATGAACATCATTTCTCCGCTGTTCGGCGGCGTGCCCATGTGCCACGGCGCGGGCGGCATGGCCGGCCACGTGCGTTTTGGCGCGCGCACCGGCGGGTCGCTGGTCATCCTTGGGTCCATCGTCATCATTATCGCGCTCTTTTTCAGCCAGTCCGTGGCCGTCATCTTCAAGATGTTCCCGCCCTCGATCCTTGGCGTCATCCTCTTTTTGGCCGGGGCCGAACTGGCCGTCACCGTGCGCGACATAGGCAACAAGCGCGACGAATTCTACACCATGATCGTGGTGGCCGGGTTCGCCATGTGGCACATGGGCGTGGCCTTCGTGGTCGGCGTCATTCTCGACAACGCACTGCGCCGCAAGTGGATAAAGCTCTAA
- a CDS encoding ArsR/SmtB family transcription factor, which yields MTKPPADVAQRAKVFKALGHPSRLLMVEALGRGALCVCELRDLVGSDVSTVSKHLSILKEAGIVADERRGTSVYYSLRLGCVTGFLSCVEHFFAQQIEEQIIYLKDLRQQSGS from the coding sequence ATGACCAAACCGCCTGCCGATGTGGCCCAACGGGCCAAGGTCTTCAAAGCCCTGGGACATCCCAGCCGCCTGCTCATGGTCGAAGCTCTGGGCCGAGGCGCGCTGTGCGTGTGCGAGTTGCGCGATCTTGTCGGCTCGGACGTCTCCACGGTCTCCAAGCATTTAAGCATCCTCAAGGAAGCCGGCATCGTAGCCGACGAACGCCGGGGAACCAGCGTTTATTATTCCCTGCGACTGGGCTGCGTCACGGGTTTCCTGTCCTGCGTTGAACATTTCTTTGCGCAACAAATTGAAGAACAAATTATTTATCTCAAGGACTTGCGGCAACAGTCAGGGAGTTGA
- a CDS encoding helix-turn-helix transcriptional regulator has protein sequence MRATTTTTAAIDIDSAAILGTEQLATRIGSTARAVAVAVHRRAFHLVPQPFKVGRRLRWRIEDVDAWIAEQKSAHTIMPAAPAPKRRGRPTKTEARAKAAAKALAEAQAQAQAQANAAAPAGEGA, from the coding sequence ATGCGCGCCACCACTACTACCACCGCCGCGATCGACATTGATTCTGCTGCCATCCTCGGCACAGAACAGCTTGCTACACGCATCGGCAGCACAGCCCGAGCCGTTGCCGTGGCTGTCCACCGCCGAGCCTTCCACTTAGTTCCCCAACCCTTCAAAGTAGGCCGCCGGCTGCGCTGGCGGATCGAAGACGTTGACGCTTGGATTGCTGAACAAAAATCAGCACATACGATCATGCCCGCCGCCCCCGCTCCGAAGCGCCGAGGCCGTCCGACCAAGACCGAAGCCCGCGCCAAGGCCGCAGCCAAGGCCCTGGCCGAAGCCCAGGCCCAGGCCCAAGCCCAGGCCAATGCCGCCGCCCCGGCCGGCGAGGGGGCGTAG